The genome window CCTCTCTTGATCCATTGTCCGGTAAAACCTGAACAGACGTGTGAGGAATGTGCTGGGTTGCCGCCAGCAGCAGTGCATCAGCAGATAGGAGGCCTCTGCCAAATTCACCACTTGTTTGATGTGTCAATCATGGACCATCTGGGGGGATTAGGGCTTCGGGGTCTGGCTGATTAAAGGTCCAATGTGCTGTGAGAGACCACAATAAACCTGTGGTCTCTACCTTTACAGAAAAACATCATAATCTCTCATTTTAAGCAATCATTTAAACTGCGCAAAGGAGGTTATGTTTTTTAGCAGGATTTTGCTGTAAAATATTATGTAAACAATTTATAGGGGAGAGAGTCCAAAAAATGTCAGTAAAGATTTGATTTTTACAATACTTTTTTAGCTAATGAGGTCACTTGTGTATTTTTTTTggctttcttaaattttgatgGACTTGGTTTCATTTAAAAGATGCTGACCTTTTtatcattgtaatctgttttcCTGAACAACTTGTTACTTGAGGCTGCCTGCAGAGACACATGGccattgttttattttcaatcaatcaatcaatcaatcaatcaatgtttatttatatagccctaaatcacaagtgtctcaaagggctgtacaagccacaacgacatcctcggtacagagcccacatacgggcaaggaaaactcaccccagtgggacgtcaatgggaatgactatgagaaaccttggagaggaccgcatatgtgggtaacccccccccctctaggggagaccgattTTAGAGATTAAGGTTGTGGATCTAGGAAGGTGTACATTTTGTTAACTTAAAGGGACCTATGATGAAAATTGTCTTTTCTGACTTTTAAATGTCATTACAAAGTTCAATACTCGTGTAAAACAATATCAAAGCGCCAAATCTTAAgtttcatgcattttggcgtgaaCTTGCAGGCAATTTTAGATGCCTCTGTTCCTGAGGTTTTGTGACTGGCTACATTGTGGCGTCACAGCAAGGCGGATGTGCTTAAGTTAAGCTCTCTGCTTCAGGCTATGAGAAGACACATAAAAAGGTAggctaaagtattattttcatctcatCTTGGCATGCACATACCACCGATGTGTGACCGGCAGTGACATtaatgctgctaaaagcagcttttttatgCAGAGTCGGAATCCACCAGCGTTTGCAGGTGTAgccagagtggctgtgccagtgtACGTTggcaaacctcactccctgacaacctcaCTCAAGAGTGTGCAGGCTGCAGCGTTGGCTTTTAGCCTAGTGGCTAGCACACTCACCTCTCAATCGGGCGACGTGGGTTTGCAGCTCGCTCGTAGCGGTGGCAGGGAGGGAAGATCAATACACAACGCAGAGCCGCtacacaggtgtacctaatgttatgaagGTGAATCTATAAGTGGGTTGCATACGATGTCAAATTCGTTTTTCTTCTTCGaggcttaattcacacgatggtttaaaacaagtgagagtaagggtcggtttgagcagaaaatgtcgtattgctgttctgttattgggtgttccagtcgttcaaatagagagataggaaatagCTTTTACAGAGTCccaaaagaagtggttcataaaggtgaTAACGTCAGGGGAAAAAACGGAAGTGCTTCGAAGGAAATGGCTCCTAAAATATCTCTTTCATCACCTTGTGGAACacaatcggaccatgcttgtgtctgcagcgatcactttgtaaaacgtttgtttgaacatttgatttgtttgagaaactttctgtgatgcagtcgagtttattctctactattttAGTAGTTTTTGAGAgaagaactaaacgtaaagaaagaaCAAGAGATGGCATTAATTGTGGTtgatatgcctaaatataactacgaagacctggttgtgcGAATAAACTAACATCTCGTAAAGTCCTAgtgataaatattgtgattgctgGTCCAATCCACAGTATTTTCATTGTCTATTTGTATTACAAAAACTAAAtgcttgttgttgttgatgaatAAATCTCTGGTAGGCTCGACAGCGtgtactgaatcttgatattgctagcaaacatcactgaacaacagggacatatacagctgaataatgagacaaaatatgaacttcacatcataaaaacaactgcagagatgaattgtagatgagactaatatttgtagcaggaaatcaacagCAAACAAACTTATCCTTTTTTTCATTAGCGTCACAATCAAAGCAGCacagcactcgttatgtcaatcaaatacgttacttaccgATGCACGattaagtccaactttgtctttccccgattaatgtttaatttgtggacccctcagatgtaaagacatgatgggCCTCCAATATGTTCTTCTCTAAATACCATAAGTGTCCAATGAAGTGAGGTAGTAGAAAGCATGCCCtcttggtttaaatctttaaatatatatattttttgtaagagtgTAAAAATTCCCTCCAttccattttaaatatttatttcatgatcgcttttatatttgcctataaacctttcaaaatatgcccaaatctgcactgattcaggtaaataaacagcagCCTAATGGggctctagaccaggggtaggCATCCAAAcaagttgaaagagccatattggaccaaaagtacaaaaaactaatctgtctggagccgcaaaaaattaaaatttgtATTTAAGTCTtatcatgaaggcaacacatgacgtaacacatgtctatattagctataatagcctactatcaaatttgactttgtgttgcaggctgaagcaaatcttcgttgacagaactgttgaaatgtaacatttattctacacatttttacaacattagaaaccattagtaaatcagaggctactcagaaggtgagatcattcctggaaattactggcttttaatggccaaaggtatagatgtgtgtgtccaagttaaaggaaacggcaggctgtcttcttctagtggatttattacaatctttggcaagctaggtaatgtttgctgtggtctggaacaacaaggcACACAGACAacaatctgaaatgcagccaatattacatacagaaaaTGTGTCattagacatgcaaaactaaattatatacaaagaggataaaagtaaaggatattaaatgagctcaaatatatctccaaatgaggcataatgatgcaatatgtacatacagctagcctaagtaacatgttagcattgattagcttgcaatcGTGCACTGACCAAatctgcctgattagcactccaacaagtcaataacatcaacaaagtgcacctttgtgcattcaggcacagcataaaatgtttggtggacaaaatgagacagaggagtggaagattttacatgaatacaaactgttgcgtcacagtccacactatggtgagttcaagaaccgctgaaattagtgggacaaaacggtgtttaccaaatactctcatcagtgaaacataccgtacacacaaacatattaaacagtgggctttctaacaagtgggaaggtttgtgtcatgtttgtcctaaaaCTAAAAACATACTGAAACCAAAAAttgtcccccatctttttccattttcaatccttttttaaaaatgctccagagagccacaactgcggcactaaagagctgcgggttgctgacccctgctctcgaccatcgcctgaaacctaAAAGTGCCCCTAcgtgcctctaggtcacgtgattgcaaccctcctatataatgtttataaatccTATTTTAACCATGAAAAAACAGTGGCGTCAACTTcgagatatatatttaaacagtgctTTATTTTAAAAAGATAATTTATTATACTTTTGGAGaaggtggggcgtggtttcatttgcaatctgggaacacctCCATATTTGAACATATTGCAGAAAGACTTCAAAAAGGGGTCATAGAAGTGACTGTGGAGCACAATGTACACGAAAGCATATTCAATACGTATTATGTAGACCATGaggatgtgttttaaatgtagatttgaaTCATCATGTAACTAAAATCTCACTTGGCAAGTGTAACGTGTCttaaaatgtttgtgttgtgtgtcgGTAGGAGGCAAACAACATTCGACAGCTGCTGTACGACTTCCCCTGGTCAAATGTGGGGCGCCTGACTTTCCTGGTAACTGGGTTGCTCACTTATTTCTGTTCTGTCTTTAAGCAACTGGAACTGGTCCTGACTGAACTGTGTTCTTGATTAGGGAAAGCGATTTGAGATCCAGCCCGATGGCTTGCCATCAGCCAGGAAGCTCGTTTACTACACCGGGTCGTCGTTCCGCTCTCGTCACCTACTCCTGCACTTGAGCCGCAGCCATCGCCTCTACCTCAACCTCCAGCCTGCTCTCAGACACCTTCGCCAGCTGGAAGAGGGCGAAGGTagctaatatcaatcaatcaaactttatttataaagcgcttttcatacataaaagaaatgcaacgcaaaatgCTTTAAAGAGTTAacaacaataccccggtgacccatatcccccattatcacaaatgtacacaaacacaaacacacacacatttgcaaccatatggacaaatgattgcatagctgagtacagaggagacaagtgagtaaacactatcacaggagccatttgcaccaggaggtcatcagacaaTGGCCactaggacgctgacacaaaagcgcccccacaagcacggctgATAACTtttgaggcagatggctcatctgaggaacgttggaaaataaaaataataaaacttgtaaaatagtaagaaccatgagtagagataaagaataaaatacaagttagACATAAGAAGAttacagttaaagtaccactcatagtcacacacacacacgaggtgtggtaaaTTACTCTgagtttgacccatccccttgttccactccctgggaggtgagaggagcagtgagcagcagcggtggccacgctcaggaatcattttggtgatttagcccccaattccaacccttgatgctgagtgccaagcaaggaggtaatgggtcccatttttatagtctttggtatgactcggccagggtttgaactcacaacctaccgatctcagggcggacactctaacccaatGTTCCctctcatttttcatgtgtgtgagcaaacgcacaaactccctgagcattcagtggagcacatgtgagcaacatcagacgtgcacactgtggccacaccagcgtcacacctgtcccaaacctgacatcataacaatttaaatgttttattaaaataattttctgatataagtgattttgcccccttacaatgacaataacaaaaaaacatgtttttcatgacctatatgctagtattgtatgtctggctgcgggtcctgcctttaaaagaaatgttacccctttcagagattacatttagttcctgtaactttctgtctgtaaaatacatctttttattagcatttatgagatctagtgacaatatttcatgaataatatccttagattaacattcttaataaatggcagtaaaataagcacacatctgattgtggagtcagtgttacaacctggcatttacacaatgtgtggcATTGGGGTTTTCTgactttttttgtggccataaacgcagcactggctaagtgccatgagtgcgtgtgttggtgcaggtgagctagcgagcggcttctgttgaaacgacgaaTGACAAAGTTGGtataagcctggtttgtatggcagaaaattaccagtttttatagatacaagttttttttactcatgtttttggtgtggttacaaacagttttgctcaataaagtgattgatggaattcctgtccgtaaagtgtctcgacagatgataattgaactgtgttgacagagattgttttattcattggggccactcttgttgtcacctgtcactcacagagttgcattgcaaaatcatacagaataaattgtaatgtgtttattttgtttaaagttcagatgggatttttgatttcctgcgcggcattaatttgcagtgcgctgaggacgcgtgagcggtgcgcaattgcgcaggcgtgcaccttagagggaacgttgctctaaccacaaggccacttagcaggttttttaatgaattaatagattattagaaaaaataaaatgaatagacagtaaataaataaatcgaactaaataaaatcttgcataactaataggataaaagtaaaatacaaatgacttcaataaaataatttatatcaggtaaaagccaaatcaaaaatgtatagtatacatatatagtcaTTTATTTTAGAACCAGAgggatccatatcacagaagAAATATGACATCGATAAAACGAAAGAAATACAAGCAGCTGAATGAAGAAAAAACTAAAGTCTAGAATTATAAAACGAAAGATTAGTTAAGCTTTACATTAAAAACATATGTTCTGTGTTGCAGAGAAAAAGCGTTACAGAGAGTCCTACATCAGCGATGATCTGGACTTAGAGCCACCAGGCAGCGAGAGCAGCCCCGGGTTGTCCCGCATCTCCACCAGCAGCTCGGGCATTGAAGCAGACGCTTGCCAGCCCAGCATCTCTGCAGAGATGACCTCCATGGAGGAGGAAGCAGAACAGAGAGGGGAGAAGTGTTCCAGCTCCGCAGCCAGCCAAGTCAGCTCGTCCACATCTGGCCTCGACAGCAAAGCCCAGACGGAGGATGAGGAGTGGCAAGAGGAAGGTGAGGAGTTAAAATTGATCTTTAGAGTGCTCGAATTTGTCCTTGGGATTTTTGATCTGGATACACACTCAGGAAATTCTCATCATTCCTTTGACTCTTTTGAAAATAAACCCAATGTGAAATATGCTCGGCACGCCGGATTTTGATACAGCCCACTATCGTTTTCTAGAAATGAAGGTCGATGTCAGACAGGAAGCTGTAGTTGATGATCCAGATGAGATGTTCCAGCTGGCTGATCTTCTTAAGGTTGTGTCTGTGGATAGCACACTCTCCTCGGAAACTCAATCACCAGGTGTGAATATTCAGGATTTGACTGTGTTTATTTCTTCCACTTCACTTTGCTCATTTTGTTAAACATTCTCTACAGAGAGCAAATTATACTCTGAAGATGAAGATGGCAGCAGTGTTCTTAAACAGGTTTGTCCCTTATTATCctgttagatcaggggtgtcaaactcgttttcattgaggaccacatcgcagttatggttgccctcggagggccacttttaacaatgagtaatatatgaatatatatgtaatacattaacaatatatttttttacataagctgcaaaaaaaaaattaaattttactttaaaaactggcagctcagtcaccagaattttacagtaaaagcagtgggttttttacagcatataaaaaaatgtaataaatgaaatggaatggaaaaacaataccactgtttttaccgtaaaatgttgttttaatgttttttttgtttgttttttaatgttttagtgtcttactgtatatggaaaaaaaacagtaacaaAGTTGATTTTCCGGTAAAAAACTCAgccggcggaatttaaccgtaaaatctattgtcaattttacggtctacaatttgattgataatttgttttgaaatcataagtcaagcagatatttaagtacagtatttatctttattttaacagaaaatattcTTGGAATACATGATGATATAATATTTCAATTTTGATAATGTTGCAtcttaaaagatatgcaattgcatgcagtacatgatttttaatgacaaaatggaaagaacaaatatgttTAGTAAGAAAACATTAgtcattttattaacgcatattatttgcaggctttcgcgggccacataaaataatgtggcgggccagatttggcccccgggccttgagtttgacacctgtgtgttaGATGCTGACTGACACATCTCTCGCATTTCTTCATCTTTCTCTTCAACTTTTCCTTTTGTTTTAGACGGTGGAAGCTCGGTCACATGCTTGTGTGGACCGGCACAGCCACAGTCTTGACGATGTTCGTTTGTTCCCACCTCAGGCACCCTTGGGGACCACACTGTCCACTGATTCTTCACACAGCTACACCTTCGGCCTCTCGGACACAAACTCAAAGGCGCTGGTGGATCATGACTATTACCCTTTTTTGCACTGCCATGCCAAACCTTCCTTCAACGGTCGCAGGTCTACCAACTGCTTGTCTCTGGACCTGTTGGCGGACGAGCAGTACTTGGAGTTTATTCTGTGAACATTTGTGCCATTTTTTTATGTGGCCAAGGTGACACAGACGGGACACCTCATTTCTAACTTGTAATTGTCTAAATGAAGTCACACAGACCACATTAAGCAACATTTCTTTGTAAACGGTGTATTTATTGATGATGTTCTATATTTTGTACATACATCTTGCACTATTTTATGATATTTCAGCTTCTCTGTGCAAAAAGTATTTCGATCAAGCGAgtggtgtttttgtgtgtgtgcatgcaatcTCTTGAGAGGTTGCTATTGATGACAAAACAGGTTTCAATTTTGTTGATACGTTTCCATTTAACCTATTACTTTACTCCAGCAGAACACTTAAGATGAACTTTTTATTGGCTGAGAATA of Entelurus aequoreus isolate RoL-2023_Sb linkage group LG09, RoL_Eaeq_v1.1, whole genome shotgun sequence contains these proteins:
- the zgc:172136 gene encoding FERM domain-containing protein 6 isoform X1, producing MSSIKQQRNICVLLPNKHQLEITVGLKATGLDVFNQVTELLGIKEMHLFGLTVVRDNEHIFLDMEEKLAKYLPKEWKQESGKGLEKRPLPLVLCLKVQYYVENGRLISERKARHLYYSDLCERVLRSECRQQEEVYFQLAGYAMQADLGDHQLPKEGEESAPYFEPKEYFPPWIIAKRGLEYLLCHGPKVHQDLWGMSARDAVLLFIRESCRLEDVPVTFYRLQKDKKEERGTAIFGLTLRGMQVYQEANNIRQLLYDFPWSNVGRLTFLGKRFEIQPDGLPSARKLVYYTGSSFRSRHLLLHLSRSHRLYLNLQPALRHLRQLEEGEEKKRYRESYISDDLDLEPPGSESSPGLSRISTSSSGIEADACQPSISAEMTSMEEEAEQRGEKCSSSAASQVSSSTSGLDSKAQTEDEEWQEEEMKVDVRQEAVVDDPDEMFQLADLLKVVSVDSTLSSETQSPESKLYSEDEDGSSVLKQTVEARSHACVDRHSHSLDDVRLFPPQAPLGTTLSTDSSHSYTFGLSDTNSKALVDHDYYPFLHCHAKPSFNGRRSTNCLSLDLLADEQYLEFIL
- the zgc:172136 gene encoding FERM domain-containing protein 6 isoform X2 — protein: MSSIKQQRNICVLLPNKHQLEITVGLKATGLDVFNQVTELLGIKEMHLFGLTVVRDNEHIFLDMEEKLAKYLPKEWKQESGKGLEKRPLPLVLCLKVQYYVENGRLISERKARHLYYSDLCERVLRSECRQQEEVYFQLAGYAMQADLGDHQLPKEGEESAPYFEPKEYFPPWIIAKRGLEYLLCHGPKVHQDLWGMSARDAVLLFIRESCRLEDVPVTFYRLQKDKKEERGTAIFGLTLRGMQVYQEANNIRQLLYDFPWSNVGRLTFLGKRFEIQPDGLPSARKLVYYTGSSFRSRHLLLHLSRSHRLYLNLQPALRHLRQLEEGEEKKRYRESYISDDLDLEPPGSESSPGLSRISTSSSGIEADACQPSISAEMTSMEEEAEQRGEKCSSSAASQVSSSTSGLDSKAQTEDEEWQEEEMKVDVRQEAVVDDPDEMFQLADLLKVVSVDSTLSSETQSPESKLYSEDEDGSSVLKQAPLGTTLSTDSSHSYTFGLSDTNSKALVDHDYYPFLHCHAKPSFNGRRSTNCLSLDLLADEQYLEFIL